TGCCGCCGGCGACCCAGGGATTCAGGATGGCGGCGACCACGCTGCCGAGCTCGTGCATCTCGATCTGCGGCATGGTCTTCATGCCGCGCGCCAGCAACACGTCTCCCACCGCGCCGGAGACGATGATCCCCGCCAACACGAGATACTTCTTCAGGTCCATGAAGAGGGAAGGACTACGCTTCCGCCGCCGCGGCTTTTTGCGCGCGCTCTTCCTGCTGGCTCTTGCTCAGCTTCATGCGCGCGGCGCGCAGCTTCAGGAACGCCTTGGCTTCCTTGTAGAGGCGCTTGCGCTCCACCGAGTCGAACGCCGCTTTCCGCACGATGCGGAAGATGGCTTTCGGGCGGAAGTAGTACTCGTCGTAGAACTTGTTGACCATCTCCATCACGTACTCGCGCGGCAGGCCCGGGTACTGGAGCATGACGAGCTGGTGGCCGCCTTCGTCCACCATGTTCGCGCCCTTGAGGATGAAGTTGTTCTTGTCAGCCCAGTCGTAGAGCTCGGTGCCCGGATACGCGTGCGCGATCGACACCTGGATCGTCTCCGCGTCGATCTCCTTGGCGAACTCGATGGTCTTGCGGATGGTCTGCTTGGTCTCCCCCGGCAGGCCGAGGATGAAGTCCCCGTGCACCACTAGCCCGAGCTTCTTGCAGTCCTTGGAGAACGCGAGTGCGCGCTCGACCGTGGCGCCCTTCTTGATGTTCTTCAGGATCTGCGGGTCGCCCGACTCGTAGCCCACGATGAGCAGGCGGCAGCCGGCTTCCTTCATCGCCTTCAGCGTCTCGTAGTCGGTGGTGACGCGCGAGGTGCATGACCACGTCAGCCCGAGCGGCTTCAGCTTCTCGCACAGCTTGATGGTGCGCGCCTTTTGGATGTTGAAGGTGTCGTCGTCGAAGAAGAACTCGCGGACGTGCGGGAACAGCTCCTTCGCCTTGGCCATCTCCGCGGCCACGTCGTCGACCGAGCGCTGGCGCCAGGGATGCCCGCTCAGCGTCTGCGGCCACAGGCAGAAGGTGCACTGCGCCGGGCAGCCGCGCGTGGAGTAGAGCGAGACGAACGGGTAGAGCAGGAACGGCACGTTGTACTTGGTGACGTCGAGGTCGCGCTTGTAGACGTCGGTGACGTGCGGCAGCGCGTCCAGGTCCTCGACCGGCGGGCGGTCGGGCGTGTGCACGATCTGGCCCGTCTGCGGGTCGCGGTAGCTGATGCCGAGGATCTCGTGCAGCGGCTTGCCCTGCGCGAACTCCACGGTCGCGAAGTCGAATTCGCGCCGCACGACGAAGTCGATGGCCGGGCACTCGGTCAGCGCGCGGTTCGGTTCGGTGGTGACCGGCGGCCCGACGAAGCAGACCTTCAGCTTCGGATTGGCCGCTTTCATCGCCGTCGCCAGCGCCTGGTCCCCCTTCCAGCCGGGGGTGGAGGTGAACAGCACGAGGAATTCGTACTGCTTGCCGATCTCGATGGTCTCCTGCCCGGAGACGTGGTGCGGCGGCGCGTCCAGCAGGCGCGAGCCCTCCAGCATTCCGGCCGGATAGGCCAGCCATACCGGGTACCAATAGGACTCGATCTCGCGGGTAGCAGGCCAACGGCTGCTCGCCCCGCCGTCGAAGTTCTCGAAAGAAGGCGGATTCAGGAAGAGGGTTTTGAGCACAGACATTTTGATTAAGTCGTTATCTTAACAGGGTTTGCCGAGCCCACCAAGCCACCCCGATTAGACAAGGCGACCCCATCCAAGGCGACAT
Above is a window of Terriglobales bacterium DNA encoding:
- the hpnJ gene encoding hopanoid biosynthesis associated radical SAM protein HpnJ: MSVLKTLFLNPPSFENFDGGASSRWPATREIESYWYPVWLAYPAGMLEGSRLLDAPPHHVSGQETIEIGKQYEFLVLFTSTPGWKGDQALATAMKAANPKLKVCFVGPPVTTEPNRALTECPAIDFVVRREFDFATVEFAQGKPLHEILGISYRDPQTGQIVHTPDRPPVEDLDALPHVTDVYKRDLDVTKYNVPFLLYPFVSLYSTRGCPAQCTFCLWPQTLSGHPWRQRSVDDVAAEMAKAKELFPHVREFFFDDDTFNIQKARTIKLCEKLKPLGLTWSCTSRVTTDYETLKAMKEAGCRLLIVGYESGDPQILKNIKKGATVERALAFSKDCKKLGLVVHGDFILGLPGETKQTIRKTIEFAKEIDAETIQVSIAHAYPGTELYDWADKNNFILKGANMVDEGGHQLVMLQYPGLPREYVMEMVNKFYDEYYFRPKAIFRIVRKAAFDSVERKRLYKEAKAFLKLRAARMKLSKSQQEERAQKAAAAEA